In Poecile atricapillus isolate bPoeAtr1 chromosome 1, bPoeAtr1.hap1, whole genome shotgun sequence, the sequence aTATCTCGTTGAAATGAGAAAATACCAATGACTATGGTTTGCAGGGAAGCAAATCTTCCTACTGGGAGGATGAACTATCCTCATACTTTTTATAGTTGTCCCATGATGCAAGCAGTGCCTTCCATCTGCCTCAATGTTCTGAAATGAGGGAAATAAGCTAACCATAGCAACTACAGTCAGTGCATGCTGAATTTAAGTGGAAGGGGGTTTTATGATGAAAAAAGGGGAGGTGGAAAATAAGAAAGGGTAACAAATGTTCAGGGCTGAATAAATACTCCAACTTTAAAGTTGGAgtaaatggaggaaaaagggatCATTCTTTTGCAGTAAAAGAAAGACACAATTTACCATTCCTGTGTTTGCCCAGGTATTTTGATAAATTAGCTCAATTCTCTGCTGTTTTTAACTCTGTGTTGATGATCATAATGCAGAACAATTAGAGCACTGTGTTGTAGTATTAAAATCTATCACAGAAGATCTATGTCACTGCATCCCTTTAAAAGACCTTTATTGGTCTGTTTACCTCCATAAGGCTTATTTCATGTGGAGTGAAAACATTAGGCTGCATCTATGCATAATTTGTATTTCACCTGGGAGGAACTGTGCTCATTTAGTGGAACAATCAACAGCTCCACTGCCTTTTTTTCAGGCATAAAAGTTattgggctttttttccagtGGTCGTGAAATTTTGCATTTGTAATGCAATGCCCAAACTTGTTGCTGTTAAAAACTTGCTGAATTATCTATAATGCATATGTCTGGTGCCTTAAATACTGCTTAGGGATGGTTATGTGGTTTGGTCTGTACCCTTCCaagcttttgtttcatttctgcttGGGAAGGTGACGGTGTTGGGAGTCAGGAGAGGCTGGGCAGTGAATGGGGCTGAGGATGAAACTCTAAATTCTTTCTGTGAGGGGTCCCCCTAACTCCTCTCTCCAACTTCTATGTTTGCTAGAGTTGGTAATGCTGCTGGAATGGTGGTCAGGCACAGAATGCACCCTGTTCTCAGACGAGGCCACGGTGAAAACCTTTGGGAAGGAacatgtcatcatcatcctGAACCACAACTTTGAGATTGACTTCCTGTGCGGCTGGACGATGACGGAGCGCTTTGGAGTGCTGGGGGTACGTGGGCCGTGAGctttcccttcctctgcagcTTGATAGGTCTGTTCAAAACCCATCTATGAACAGTTCCTTTGCATTTAAGATCCCAGATACAACTCCCATCATCTTAGCTTTAACGTGTTTAACCTCGTTGCACAAATCAGCAAATGACATTTTTGGATTgtcacttttgttttttctccaagAGTTCCAAAGTTCTTGCTAAGAGAGAGCTGCTATATGTGCCCCTAATTGGCTGGACGTGGTACTTCCTCGAGATTGTTTTCTGcaaaaggaaatgggaagagGACAGAGATACAGTTATTGAGGGATTGAAACGTTTGTCTGATTATCCTGAATATATGTGGGTAAGTGTTGAGTCCCTCCTCTGGTATTGGCTGCTAGAAGTGAAATGGTGACAGACTGCTGCCTGTGGCTTTCAGTGTCAGGAGAAGGTGTGCTCGCTTCCAAGAGTTGTCAGGGAAGAGCCATGCTCTGTTTCAGGGGCTTTTTTTGGGATATGCTGCAGAAAGCTGCTGTTTGCCTCTTGGTAAGGGAAGTCATTTGGGAAACAGTTCAGAAGCTTGAGAATAATTTTTAAGTCAGGCCTGTGTGACACTAATGATTCTGTCCAAACTTGTTTTTacccatttaaaaagaaagcttaCATGTGATTACTACATCTGGATAACATTTTATGAGGTAGGCTGAAAAGACACATcaacaaaacatcttttttgGACAAGTGAGTGAATTTGACAGCACAGACCATGGATTTTGATAGAAAGTTCCTGTTAGTGTGTCCATTGATCCATGAAATTACAGGTTTCCCAGAAAGTCTCTGAGAACAAAGGGGCAAGCTTATATCTGCTTCTGCagttacattttttcctttttattttaaagttatttaaaatCAAGGGTAAAACATCTCTGTTTCATTGTGTGCAACGCTATTAGACTTCACTGCAGCAGCATAGTGGTGTAATCAACCCCTTAACCTTCCTAGAGCTTTGAATGCAAAGGTTTTGATAAATTCTCAGTTTTGCTTTTATAGCAGCACATGTAATGTACAGTTATTTGGCTTATAAAACATTAAGAGGCTTTTTATGCATTTTAAGTGAGTTTTCAGTATTATCTGGTACAGCTTGTTAAAATGAATAGTGAAACATTAAGCCTTAACCAGAACATTGTGAATGCATTGTAATTTTCTACCATTACAAAGATAGAAAAAGTAAGAATCTGGAGAATGTATTTTAAGCTACTTAATTGCTTGGCTATATAGATATGAATTATATTGAATATATCTTCCTGATTAGtgtggggaagaaaagaaaaaacagaaaaatcctaccaATTAGAAAATCTCAAGACTGAACTTGAGCTTCAGATCTATACATTTTAATGATTCTACAACTGAGAACCAAGGACTAGTCTCTAGGGAAAACAACTAGAAAATATAAGTGCAAAATGTAGTTAGCATTGATTATTTAAATCAAGACTTCCTGCTTGGTAATTGAAATCATGATTAAAATTGACTTGAGCAAATCAATTTCCTAATTTCTGTGCATTCTAAATGCCACAATTAGGGCTGTCTTTTTGTCACCTTAAATTTGGGATAAGTGTTTTTAAATGTAAAGGTAATGGTAAATGAGTTGGGGATTAGTGCTTACGCCTAATACTTGGTGAAGAGATGAGACAATTGAAGTGTGTGCACATGTATGTTTATCTTGGAAAAAATTTCAGTATACTGCTGGCTTTCTTTTGGTATCTCAAGATatccttgggtttttttttttttgcttttgtcttgCACAGTTTCTGCTGTACTGTGAAGGAACTCGTTTCACAGAGACCAAGCACCGCATCAGTATGGAAGTAGCTGAATCCAAGGGGTTGCCTAAACTGAAATACCACCTGTTGCCCAGAACCAAAGGTTTCACCACTGCTGTCCAGTGTCTCAGGGGAACAGGTACTGCCAAGCCTTGCAGCACTTTCATGTGTTATTCAGCACACTATGTGTAGCACAGCATACTCTGCTCTGTTCATTACAATTAGTGAGCTGGCAGTAATGAGGATCCAGTGTGTCAGCTGCTAATTTGTAAATTACCACAGAACTGTCAGATCCCAATCTTATAAAATACTAAAACCCTTCTTATGTTGCTTAGTTGATCAAGTCATCTGGTGTTTTACAGAGCTGCAAGTGTCAGGGGGGCTGGTACAGATAGCTGTGATGTGTAAACACAAAATAGTGAGGGGCTCTGACATCATTAATGCAAGGCTTGCACAAGGCTCTGTTGCTGTCTCAAGAAAGGATGCCAGAAGGTGATTGTTGGAACTGCTACTGTAACAgccctgttttctttctttttttttcctcaacagTTTCAGCAGTGTATGATGTAACACTAAATTTCAGAGGAAACAAGAACCCATCTTTATTAGGAATTCTTTATGGAAAGAAATATGAAGCAGATATGTGTGTAAGGTGAGCATATACTGATAGAGGTGAGCCATAAGAAGCATACTTCGGCACATTGGAGTGTATTCAGATTTTAGAGCGTAATTTCCTTTCCTGTAGTCCACTCAACTTCTCCTTATCCTTCAGCTTCAGTGGTCACTTGTAGTAAATAGCTCTTTTACATGCCAGTTTCTCTCCCTCACTCACATGGTTTGATCagcagattaaaaattaaaaaatgctgaagTTCTGACATTGTATGAATGAGGTGGGACATTGCTCACATTCCTCACTGTTCCTTTGCCTCAAGGAGTAGCTGCTAACACCTCACCCCATGCAGCACTTACAAATTTGCATGCACACCCGCTCCTTCTCTTTCTTGCTTTCTCCTTGCTGCCTCTCGCTTCAAAGGCTTCCTTGTGATCATAAAAATGATCAATCCGgttgaatttcttcttttcccttttatgtTTTGACCTGAGACATGACCTGGTTATTCTTTCCACAGTTCTTTGGACAGTTTGCTTCTGCTTCTCTAGGGGCTTCACCCACTCTTTGGAAAACATTGCTGTATTCTGGTGATGAGGTTGATGCTtggtttttaaaagtttaaaaaaaaaaaaaaagcctttctccttccctccccacacccTTCCCATCTGGCTTTGGGTCTGTGTGTTGCTGCAATATCTACAACGTTTTAGTCTCTCAGCTGAAAAGATTACTGTGGAGCTGTCCATGGAGAGGTGGAGTTGCTCACCTGCAAGGGGTTTCCTTTTCACTGTTTACACTTGCCAAACATTCTTGATGAGGAAAGTGAGCAGACAATTTGGCAGCCAGCAAAACAGGTGGGCAGGCAGTTCCACCTGTAATTCCACACTGATGGCACATGCACGTGGGATATGTAACTGGATCTGAGGTGCACATGCATGGATGCACATCTGTATAATTACTAATTATACACTGAACTGTGGCAGCCTTCAGTTAAATATCCTTTTTTGCTCATGGAGATgcaattttatttcacttcttgGAGGGATAATGGGAAGAAATGTAGTTTTCAATAGTGTTAGAAGAGGTTCAGGTTCGAAAAATTCTGTTGAGGAGGATGTTGCcaggtaaaattattaattgTACCCTACAAATGGCTGTGTTTAGAtagttttgatttaaaatatgtttgtggATGGAATGAATATTCTCAAGGtgcttttctactttttttctctgttttgggGAAGAAGCTATGAGAGTAAGGAGACTATTTTTACAGATACTTCTGCTGAAAATGGAGCATGTCCTTATTGTGCCAACAGACTTAATGTAGCTCAGAGGAGGGAAGCACATAAGCTCTTGTTCTTGGTATGTGCAGATGTAGTTACCTGTGCAGAGGTAAGCAGCTTAGCTCTGCAGTAGATCCAGTCTTTATCCCCACTGACTCCAGAGGAAATAATCAGGAAATCACCAAATGTTATTGCTGTGAGTCCCCTCTAGTGGTGACAGCAGCGCCATGGCAACTTCACCAGAAAGCTTCCAGCAAATGACTTCTCACTGAGCTTCTACTGAGCATTATTTATATGAATTGAGCAGATTCTCTTGTTAGAGCTCATGTAAGTAAATCTGCCAGATCTGGTGTTCAGTTGGCTTACAGGAAACCAAAATCATTGGATATGTGTTAGAAcatattcacagaatcatagaggGGTCTGGGTTGGAAAGGTCTCAGAAGATAAAAGAATACAAGAGGATGTTTGGCTCTTCACCACTACAGAGAGGCTCTGACAAGGGACCTGTTCTCAGTGAGGTCAGGTCATGGGCTGGTACTGGGCACAATTGTCACACACCCCCAGAACTGTGTGCCTCAGTCTGAGGGGCTGCAAAGAGGGACAAGTGCAGTCACTGCAGGTGTTTTCCTTAGAGATGGttctaaataaaatgtttagtTGCCTCTCTCACTACTTCCAAAATAGGGTTTTCACTACCAAAATGTAACAATTATCCTTGGGTTTTCTGCTTGCTTGtcttttccctgctccaagTGCCTCAGTCTGAGCTCACTGGGAATCAGCCAGTGGTGGATCTTGTGAAGGAGGAATAGTGTTTCAATGGGAAATGTATCTTTTACTGATGTGCTCTGAAACTGACAGGAGCTTGTACAGTTTCTTCTGTCTTAAATAGCACCCAATTCCCAACCTAAAACCTCAGATTCTTAAGTCCCGGTTCTGTGTTTAAGACCTCTACCATCAGTGACAGTCTTGTCTGTGATTTACACCCTTCAGTGAGTGGAAGATATTCCCTAGCAGAGGGATAAAATCAAATACCTGgattttcctttaattatttttgtttttcttctttccattttttaatctctttattAAACTAGGAGATTTCCTCTGGAAGATATCCCTCAAGATGAAAAGGAAGCTGCAAATTGGCTTCATAAGCTTTACCAGGAAAAGGTAAATAGCTTTGCTTTCTTGTCTGTCTTTTCTTGCACAGGGGAGTGTATTAAGGCAGTGAGTAATACACACTCTTGCACTGAATGGAGGGGATGTTATGTATAACTAAGCAGCCATCCCTCAAAATGCTTGAAGGAGCAGGACAGAGGAGCCCCTTGGCAGCAGAGGGCTGGGTACTGAGGTCTCAAATTACCAGGAAGCACAATGGAATTTAGAGATATGCCTGAGCTGTGGAAGACTAATAGCAATCCACTgtctttttacatttttcagcacTTGGATCTCTGTCATGCATTTCTAAAAGCTCCATTTTCCCTGTGGGTGTTTTTAGGCACTCGAGAAGAGTGATAACTGTCTGTCAGAGAGAGCTGGTCCCAGCTTTCAGCTGCAATTgttctttgctttcatttttcttccactgTCACTTTCCTTCTGCCTCCTGGTAATACTTCTGCAGTGGTGTGTGACATGGGACAGACAGTCCCTGGGATCTGCTGCCAGGGACTGATAAAGCACATGCCCAGCATGCCTTCAGATGGCTCCCAGCTTTCCCTTGtgtcatttctttttctaaCCTTAGATGATTGTTTTCTCAACCACAGATTTAACACTTCTGTGGGGAGTAGCAGAGAGCTGTAATTGTTGTCCATCCCTAAGTAGTGGATTATTGAACTTGAAAAGTGTATTTTGATTTCTGTGTTGCTTATCTTTGTGGGGagacagcagagcacagaaagTTTAAGTATCCTGGGCTTTCCCCAGCTATGATGACCTGTGCTGCAGCATTGCCAGGCTTATGCTCAGCCTCTAGATACAGCAAGTTGTTCTGAGTTTCACTATATTTATTTCAACCTAATTTATTTGACAATCTGAGCTCTGATTCAGTTAAAGAGAGGGGTTATGTTACAAAGAACAGTAGCTCATCATCTTCTACCCCTGCCTTCCCTTAGCAGGTCTATAGAACCAAAGAGTCTTTGAGGTTGAAAAAGGTTTCTAAGAATGTAGAGACCAActctcagcccagcaccaccaccattTCACCCTTAAACAGTGTCCTCAAGTGCCAGATCCATTTTTTGAACactccagggatgatgacttCACCAGTTCCTTGGACAGTCTTACTGCTTTGCAATCCATTCcatgaaagtttttttttccctaatgtcCAATCTAACCCTCTCCTGATGCAATGTGACACCATTTCCTATCATCTCTCCTGATGTTGGCTGTACCTTTGTTCAACTTAATTTTGAGATGTTGACAAGGAGGTGTTGCTTATGGACATGGGTGTTATACATATTGATCATACAGTGTTAGCAATACTTTGTAACTGGAATCCTCTTCCTGCACAAAGGATGTGTCCTCAAAGGGCTGTTATTGACAAGGAATGCCTTGCACTTCTCAGCCATTtgtaaaggaaattaaaaaaataagaaataaaaccaagaagCACCAGAGATTTGACCCATCCTTGGTAAAGGCTTGGAAACCTTAAAGAGCAATCTTGCAGACTGGGGGAAGGTGGTGGGCACTTTGTTCCTTGGAGTGATGTGTTCCAGCATTGCACCTCTGCAGGCTCAGCTTGGGGT encodes:
- the AGPAT3 gene encoding 1-acyl-sn-glycerol-3-phosphate acyltransferase gamma, whose product is MGFIAFLKTQFIVHLLIGFVFVVSGLIINFIQLCTLVLWPINKQLYRRVNCRLAYSLWSQLVMLLEWWSGTECTLFSDEATVKTFGKEHVIIILNHNFEIDFLCGWTMTERFGVLGSSKVLAKRELLYVPLIGWTWYFLEIVFCKRKWEEDRDTVIEGLKRLSDYPEYMWFLLYCEGTRFTETKHRISMEVAESKGLPKLKYHLLPRTKGFTTAVQCLRGTVSAVYDVTLNFRGNKNPSLLGILYGKKYEADMCVRRFPLEDIPQDEKEAANWLHKLYQEKDALQEMYNQEGVFPGKQFKPPRRPWTLLNFLFWATVLLSPLFTFGFGVFASGSPLLILAFLGLVGAASFGVRRLIGVTEIEKGSSYGNQEFKKKE